The following coding sequences are from one Lolium rigidum isolate FL_2022 chromosome 6, APGP_CSIRO_Lrig_0.1, whole genome shotgun sequence window:
- the LOC124668253 gene encoding uncharacterized protein LOC124668253 — translation MAGSSSSSTSSRRTLKLLVARDQSGSEHVVSAEAEKSAADYLFSLLSWSMPVNTLINVLSRNPMVGCVRNLYDSVETLPSSFICHRDAKAARDALLRPTDSSSRAGGFVLAGVNYVVRDDLSITPPSNITAGLTMLNNRAFLREQVVPLGDIQGAQILNKSMVTRRVLTHVYLRGPRALTAA, via the exons ATGGCCGGGAGTAGTTCTTCTTCCACCTCAAGCAGGCGGACCCTGAAGCTGTTAGTCGCCAGAGACCAGTCAGGGAGCGAGCACGTGGTGTCCGCTGAGGCCGAGAAGAGCGCTGCCGACTACCTCTTCAGCCTCCTCAGCTGGAGCATGCCGGTCAACACCCTTATCAATGTGCTCAGCAGGAACCCCATGGTGGGCTGCGTTCGAAACCTGTACGACAGCGTCGAGACGCTCCCCAGCAGCTTCATCTGCCACCGCGACGCCAAGGCTGCCAGGGACGCCCTACTCAGGCCCACGGACTCTAGCAGCCGCGCCGGTGGGTTTGTGTTAGCAGGCGTCAATTACGTGGTCAGGGACGACCTCAGTATCACTCCCCCGTCCAATATCACAGCCGGCCTCACCATGCTCAACAACCGTGCCTTCCTCCGCGAGCAGGTCGTCCCACTTGGCGACATCCAG GGTGCCCAGATACTGAACAAATCAATGGTGACCAGGAGGGTTCTCACACATGTCTACCTTCGGGGCCCGAGGGCTTTAACCGCGGCATGA